One genomic window of Vibrio rhizosphaerae includes the following:
- the araH gene encoding L-arabinose ABC transporter permease AraH encodes MAITTTKPNTNETKKPSIDFSHIWDKFGMLIVFAGLFLLCAFFVPYFATFINMKGLGLAISMSGMVACAMLFCLACGDLDLSVASVIACAGVVTAVAINATSSVTLGIIAGLLSGVFFGLINGFVIAKLQVNALITTLATMQIARGLGYIISDGKAVGITEESFFALGNSSVLGIPTPIWLTIITFIIFAFLLNRTVYGRNTLAIGGNEEAARLAGVNVVKTKLIIFTVSGFISALAGVILAARMTSGQPMTSVGFELVVISACVLGGVSLKGGVGKVSYVIAGVLILGTVENAMNLLNMSPFAQYVVRGSILLAAVIFDRYKQQSRKV; translated from the coding sequence ATGGCCATTACAACCACCAAACCGAATACCAATGAGACGAAGAAACCGAGCATCGATTTCTCCCACATCTGGGATAAGTTCGGGATGCTCATTGTATTTGCAGGGCTGTTTCTGCTCTGCGCTTTTTTTGTGCCCTATTTTGCCACCTTCATCAATATGAAAGGATTGGGGCTGGCGATCTCCATGAGCGGCATGGTCGCTTGTGCGATGTTATTCTGCCTCGCCTGTGGCGACCTTGACCTTTCAGTTGCGTCGGTCATTGCCTGCGCCGGGGTCGTCACCGCGGTTGCAATTAATGCCACCAGCAGTGTGACCCTCGGCATCATTGCCGGATTATTGTCCGGGGTCTTCTTTGGCCTGATCAATGGCTTTGTCATCGCCAAACTACAAGTCAATGCCCTGATCACGACACTGGCAACCATGCAGATCGCACGCGGACTGGGTTACATCATCTCGGACGGGAAAGCGGTCGGGATTACCGAAGAAAGCTTTTTCGCACTGGGTAACTCTTCTGTTCTGGGGATTCCGACACCAATCTGGCTGACGATTATCACGTTTATCATTTTCGCATTTCTGCTCAACCGGACAGTTTACGGTCGCAATACACTCGCGATCGGCGGTAACGAAGAAGCAGCCCGTCTGGCCGGGGTCAATGTGGTCAAAACCAAACTGATTATCTTCACCGTGTCCGGGTTTATTTCTGCGCTTGCGGGTGTGATTCTCGCGGCCCGGATGACCAGTGGTCAGCCGATGACTTCCGTCGGTTTCGAACTGGTGGTCATCTCAGCCTGTGTTCTGGGTGGAGTGTCGCTGAAAGGCGGGGTGGGTAAAGTATCTTATGTGATTGCCGGGGTCCTGATTCTGGGTACAGTTGAGAATGCGATGAACCTGCTCAACATGTCACCGTTCGCACAATATGTGGTTCGGGGCTCGATTCTGTTAGCTGCGGTTATTTTTGACCGTTACAAACAGCAATCAAGAAAGGTTTAA
- a CDS encoding type II toxin-antitoxin system Phd/YefM family antitoxin, translated as MKVELVTSLKRQATKILADLHDTKEPVLITEHGKPSAYLVDVDDYEFMQNRLAILEGIARGERALADGKMMSHDEARDKMSKWLK; from the coding sequence ATGAAAGTAGAACTAGTTACATCACTCAAACGTCAAGCAACGAAGATCCTTGCCGATCTCCACGACACGAAAGAACCCGTGTTGATTACTGAACACGGTAAGCCATCGGCATATCTGGTTGATGTTGATGATTACGAGTTTATGCAAAATCGTTTGGCGATTCTGGAGGGGATTGCACGAGGTGAGCGCGCATTAGCTGATGGTAAAATGATGAGTCACGATGAAGCCAGGGACAAAATGTCAAAATGGCTGAAATAA